In a genomic window of Ralstonia insidiosa:
- a CDS encoding Nramp family divalent metal transporter has translation MFRLPALPTTATAPFCPSEVRGTVAVPPGMPLWKKLLRFAGPGLLVSVGYMDPGNWATDIEAGSRYGYSLLFVVVLSSLAAMVLQCLSARLGIVTGKDLARASRDRYQPGAVRVQWLLAELSIIACDLAEVLGCALAFHLLLGVPILGGVALTALDTLIVLGLKGKNFRQLEAIVLGLILTIGLCYFVELVLIKPHWPSVAAGLMPSWQSVSEREPLYLAIGILGATIMPHNLYLHSSIVQTRMTASTEAAKREAVGLSRLDTILSLSLALLVNGAILVLAAAAFHANGHQDVADIQDAHRLLEPIVGTAVAGVLFGIALLAAGQSSTFTGTIAGQILMEGFLDLRIPCWQRRLITRALALIPAFIGVAMLGDHAIGKLLVISQVVLGFQLPFAMFPLIRMTDDRKLMGVFVNSRLTSILAWGLFVVISVANLWLVWQTLAG, from the coding sequence ATGTTCCGCTTGCCCGCCCTGCCCACCACCGCCACCGCGCCATTCTGCCCGTCCGAGGTGCGCGGCACCGTTGCTGTCCCGCCGGGCATGCCGTTGTGGAAGAAGCTGCTGCGCTTTGCCGGGCCAGGGCTGCTCGTCTCGGTCGGCTACATGGACCCCGGCAACTGGGCAACTGACATCGAGGCAGGTTCGCGCTACGGTTATTCGCTGCTGTTTGTGGTGGTGCTCTCCAGCCTGGCGGCGATGGTGCTGCAGTGTCTGTCGGCGCGGCTAGGCATCGTCACGGGCAAGGATCTGGCGCGCGCCTCGCGCGACCGCTACCAGCCCGGGGCCGTACGCGTGCAATGGCTGTTGGCCGAGCTGTCGATCATCGCGTGCGATCTGGCGGAGGTGTTGGGCTGCGCGCTGGCGTTCCACCTGCTGCTGGGCGTGCCAATACTGGGCGGCGTGGCACTCACCGCGCTGGATACGCTGATCGTGCTGGGCCTGAAGGGGAAAAACTTCCGCCAGCTTGAGGCCATCGTGCTGGGGCTGATCCTCACCATCGGGCTGTGCTACTTCGTGGAGCTGGTGCTGATCAAACCGCACTGGCCGTCTGTGGCGGCCGGGTTGATGCCGTCGTGGCAAAGCGTGAGCGAGCGCGAGCCGCTGTACCTTGCCATCGGCATCCTCGGCGCGACGATCATGCCGCATAACCTGTACCTGCATTCGTCTATCGTGCAGACGCGCATGACGGCCAGCACGGAAGCCGCCAAGCGCGAGGCAGTGGGCTTGTCGCGGCTCGATACCATCCTCTCGCTCTCGCTGGCGCTTCTGGTGAACGGCGCCATCCTGGTGCTGGCCGCTGCCGCATTCCACGCCAACGGCCACCAGGACGTGGCCGACATCCAGGATGCGCATCGCCTGCTCGAACCCATCGTCGGCACGGCGGTGGCCGGGGTGCTGTTCGGCATCGCCCTGCTGGCGGCAGGGCAAAGCTCCACCTTCACGGGCACCATCGCGGGGCAGATCCTGATGGAGGGCTTCCTGGACCTGCGCATCCCCTGCTGGCAGCGGCGCCTGATCACGCGGGCGCTGGCGTTGATTCCGGCATTCATCGGCGTGGCCATGCTGGGCGACCATGCCATCGGCAAACTGCTCGTGATCAGCCAGGTGGTGCTGGGTTTTCAGTTGCCGTTTGCGATGTTTCCGCTGATTCGCATGACCGACGATCGCAAGCTGATGGGCGTATTTGTTAACAGCCGATTAACGTCCATACTGGCTTGGGGTTTATTCGTCGTGATCAGCGTCGCCAATCTTTGGCTCGTGTGGCAGACACTGGCCGGCTGA
- a CDS encoding response regulator, translated as MNAILLIEDDLPLGTALARALRQAGYNATWVRRLVDAQKWITTNTFEAIVLDLGLPDGEGHTFLEELRAAHSDVPVIIASARDALSERLKGLDSGADDFLVKPFPVDELVARLRAVLRRHAGQSTNQWSVGALVVEPSQKRVTQDGQIIELTPREYQLLLELVRRAHRWVPRETLMDALYREGDSVSANALEVVIHHLRRKLGNETIQTIRGVGYMIGGNR; from the coding sequence ATGAACGCCATCCTCCTCATTGAAGACGACCTGCCGTTGGGCACCGCACTGGCCCGCGCGCTGCGTCAGGCCGGCTATAACGCGACCTGGGTACGCCGCCTGGTTGACGCGCAGAAATGGATCACCACCAACACGTTCGAGGCCATCGTGCTCGACCTCGGCTTGCCTGACGGTGAGGGCCATACCTTCCTCGAAGAACTGCGTGCCGCGCACAGCGATGTGCCGGTCATCATTGCCAGCGCGCGTGATGCGCTGTCCGAACGCCTCAAGGGCCTGGACTCGGGTGCCGACGACTTCCTCGTCAAGCCGTTCCCCGTGGATGAACTGGTCGCCCGCTTGCGTGCCGTGCTGCGCCGCCATGCCGGGCAGAGCACCAACCAGTGGAGCGTTGGCGCCCTGGTGGTCGAGCCCTCGCAAAAGCGCGTGACGCAGGATGGGCAGATCATCGAGCTCACCCCGCGCGAATACCAGTTGCTGCTTGAACTCGTGCGCCGTGCCCATCGCTGGGTCCCGCGAGAGACGCTCATGGACGCCCTCTACCGTGAAGGCGACAGCGTCAGCGCCAACGCGCTTGAAGTCGTCATCCACCACCTGCGCCGCAAGCTCGGCAATGAAACCATCCAGACCATCCGCGGCGTGGGCTACATGATCGGGGGCAACCGGTGA
- a CDS encoding ATP-binding protein: MKLAVPAILRVRSLSFRLYVLILLALVLMLLVQLVIAHLEISRTNSRQVVSDLRMSAQAYADLTTLNMDDVPRREEFLRRLTDIKLGLSLPNILPGEFRYVLCDRAGHVITAFPGAPTMPCGKAHDTVVEIMLEGKPWRSYTVDSVDGKLTATVAQPLSAYERAIRDLFEEVAIALAILAIALMVMVGWAAHVGLKPLRTLTRQVESRDSADLDPVQSVEHAELKPLVEALNDLFARVRRGIEADRRFFADAAHELRTPLAAIQAQAYVVSHSDSEDDRSTALREFDRGISRATQSLAKLLAIARLDARRVEAQLAQGALSDLAGCARGGVIQQASRAERRNVTLSYEGANQAWVSVSHEDAATLVENVLDNAVRETPKDGEVRVVVKRVEQGTQGATVPMVELRIEDTGPGIPPDERERVFERFYRPRGSQSQGSGLGLAIVRRIVELGNGSVAIEDGLGGKGCAVVIRLPALDSAPEPIEPDGAPPGMADTHSH; the protein is encoded by the coding sequence GTGAAGCTGGCGGTTCCAGCGATCCTGCGGGTCCGGTCGCTGTCGTTTCGCCTGTATGTACTGATCCTGCTGGCACTGGTGCTGATGCTGCTGGTGCAACTGGTGATCGCGCATCTGGAAATCTCCCGCACCAACAGCCGCCAAGTGGTGAGCGATCTGCGCATGTCGGCGCAGGCCTACGCTGATCTCACCACGCTCAACATGGATGACGTGCCGCGCCGGGAGGAATTCCTGCGCCGCCTCACCGACATCAAACTGGGCCTCTCGCTGCCCAACATCCTCCCGGGTGAATTCCGCTACGTGCTGTGCGATCGCGCCGGCCACGTCATCACCGCCTTCCCTGGTGCGCCCACCATGCCCTGTGGCAAGGCGCACGACACCGTGGTCGAGATCATGCTCGAGGGCAAGCCGTGGCGCAGCTATACGGTGGACAGCGTCGATGGCAAGCTCACGGCCACCGTGGCACAGCCGCTCTCCGCGTATGAACGCGCCATTCGCGATCTCTTCGAGGAAGTGGCGATTGCACTGGCCATTCTCGCCATCGCGCTGATGGTGATGGTGGGCTGGGCGGCACACGTCGGTCTCAAGCCGCTGCGCACGCTGACACGCCAGGTGGAGTCGCGCGACTCGGCGGATCTGGACCCGGTGCAGAGCGTCGAGCACGCCGAGCTGAAACCGCTGGTGGAAGCGCTGAACGATCTGTTCGCGCGTGTACGGCGCGGCATCGAGGCAGACCGCCGTTTCTTTGCCGATGCCGCGCACGAACTGCGTACGCCGCTGGCGGCCATCCAGGCGCAGGCGTATGTGGTTTCTCACTCTGACAGTGAAGACGATCGCTCCACCGCACTGCGTGAGTTTGATCGCGGCATTTCGCGGGCAACGCAATCGCTGGCCAAATTGCTGGCCATCGCGCGACTCGATGCACGCCGCGTGGAAGCCCAATTGGCGCAAGGCGCGTTGTCCGATCTGGCCGGTTGTGCGCGCGGTGGCGTGATTCAGCAAGCCTCTCGCGCCGAGCGTCGCAACGTCACGCTGTCATACGAAGGCGCCAATCAGGCGTGGGTGTCGGTGTCGCACGAAGATGCCGCCACGCTGGTCGAAAACGTGCTCGACAACGCCGTGCGCGAAACGCCCAAGGATGGCGAGGTGCGCGTGGTGGTCAAGCGTGTCGAGCAAGGAACCCAGGGTGCAACGGTGCCGATGGTTGAACTGCGCATTGAAGACACCGGCCCCGGCATTCCGCCCGACGAGCGCGAGCGTGTGTTCGAGCGCTTCTACCGCCCGCGCGGCAGCCAGTCGCAAGGTAGCGGCCTGGGTTTGGCGATCGTGCGGCGCATTGTCGAACTCGGCAATGGCTCGGTGGCCATCGAGGATGGCCTGGGTGGAAAGGGCTGTGCCGTGGTGATCCGTCTGCCGGCGCTGGACAGCGCCCCTGAACCGATCGAACCGGATGGCGCGCCACCGGGCATGGCCGACACGCACAGCCACTGA
- a CDS encoding NAD(P)-dependent oxidoreductase produces the protein MKIAIIGATGRVGTRLIDEALRRGHQVTAIARTASKLPARAGLTAKDVDVADQAALVAALAGNDVAFSTVRFLQANAEQIVGAVKKAGVPRLLVVGGAGSLEVAPGVALIDTPQFPKEYFAEASAGRDFLNALRSETELNWTFVSPSAIFEPGERTGHFRIGKDTLLVDANGKPWISMEDYAIGFLDETEKPAHPRQRFTIGY, from the coding sequence ATGAAGATTGCAATCATTGGCGCCACAGGGCGCGTAGGCACCCGCCTGATCGACGAGGCACTGCGCCGTGGCCACCAGGTGACGGCCATTGCGCGCACCGCCTCCAAGCTGCCGGCACGTGCAGGCTTGACCGCCAAGGACGTGGATGTGGCGGACCAGGCTGCGCTGGTTGCTGCGCTGGCGGGCAACGATGTGGCCTTCAGCACGGTGCGCTTCCTGCAGGCCAATGCGGAGCAGATCGTTGGCGCGGTGAAGAAGGCGGGCGTGCCACGCCTGTTGGTGGTGGGTGGTGCTGGCAGCCTGGAAGTGGCGCCGGGCGTGGCACTGATCGACACGCCGCAGTTCCCCAAGGAGTACTTTGCCGAAGCCTCGGCAGGCCGCGACTTCCTCAACGCACTGCGCTCGGAGACCGAGCTGAACTGGACATTCGTGTCGCCGTCGGCCATCTTCGAGCCGGGCGAGCGTACGGGCCACTTCCGCATCGGCAAGGACACGCTGCTGGTGGATGCCAACGGCAAGCCCTGGATCTCGATGGAGGACTACGCCATCGGCTTCCTCGACGAGACGGAAAAGCCGGCGCACCCGCGCCAGCGCTTCACGATCGGCTACTGA
- a CDS encoding Rrf2 family transcriptional regulator, whose product MSTSSRFAVAVHILTLLASAEGPVPSSLIAGSVGTNPALIRRLVAQLAEAGFVSSQMGATGGATLAQPADRITLLDVFRAVESSVLIALPPNAPNPACDVGREITGVLERVTERAQAAMEAELAAQTIAGMLEQVGHAQKRRRRA is encoded by the coding sequence ATGTCTACCAGCAGCCGCTTCGCCGTCGCCGTGCATATCCTGACCCTGCTTGCCAGCGCAGAAGGCCCGGTGCCGTCGTCGCTCATTGCGGGTAGCGTGGGCACCAACCCGGCGTTGATCCGTCGCCTGGTTGCGCAATTGGCCGAAGCCGGTTTCGTCAGCTCGCAGATGGGTGCTACGGGTGGTGCAACGCTGGCACAGCCGGCAGACCGCATCACGCTGCTCGACGTGTTTCGTGCGGTGGAATCCTCCGTGTTGATCGCGCTGCCGCCCAATGCACCCAACCCGGCGTGTGATGTGGGCCGCGAGATCACCGGCGTGCTGGAGCGCGTGACCGAACGCGCGCAAGCCGCCATGGAAGCAGAACTGGCCGCGCAGACCATCGCGGGCATGCTGGAACAAGTCGGACACGCACAAAAGCGTCGTCGCCGGGCCTAG
- a CDS encoding FMN-dependent NADH-azoreductase encodes MTRLLYIEASPMKALSHSIDVARQFLDSYRAAHPDHEIDTIDLWSPDLDLPEFDADMISAKFAVLRTQDATPAQRAQWQRAVALSQRFNAADHYLFSVPMWNFGVPYQLKHFIDVVTLPGQNWNWSPGTGYQALLSGKRAALIYASAGAYAARTEGATESPDDFQKPYLRRWLRFIGIDDVTEISAAPTLTTPNALAAAKANAKVRASALATAF; translated from the coding sequence ATGACCCGCCTGCTCTATATCGAAGCCTCGCCCATGAAAGCGCTGTCGCACTCCATCGACGTGGCCCGGCAGTTTCTCGATAGCTATCGCGCTGCCCACCCTGACCACGAGATCGACACGATCGACCTGTGGAGCCCAGACCTGGACCTGCCCGAGTTCGATGCCGACATGATCAGCGCCAAGTTTGCGGTGCTGCGCACGCAAGACGCCACGCCAGCGCAACGCGCGCAATGGCAGCGCGCCGTGGCGCTGTCACAGCGCTTCAATGCGGCAGACCACTATCTCTTCTCAGTGCCGATGTGGAATTTTGGTGTGCCCTACCAGCTCAAGCATTTCATTGACGTGGTGACGCTACCCGGCCAGAACTGGAACTGGTCGCCCGGCACAGGCTATCAAGCGCTGCTCTCCGGCAAGAGGGCGGCACTCATCTATGCCAGTGCCGGTGCCTATGCCGCGCGCACCGAAGGTGCGACCGAATCGCCCGACGATTTTCAGAAGCCGTATCTGCGCCGTTGGCTGCGCTTCATTGGCATTGACGACGTGACGGAGATCAGCGCCGCACCAACACTGACCACGCCCAATGCGCTGGCAGCAGCCAAGGCGAATGCCAAGGTGCGAGCCTCGGCACTGGCGACCGCCTTCTGA
- a CDS encoding DMT family transporter: MQQTAWLWLLAAGAVEIAMAISLKFAQGWTRPIPSVLGIVTALASVFLLTHAMHGLPAGTAYAIWTGIGSVGVTLLGILVFGESMQPARLACIGLVIAGTVGLNFFNAA, from the coding sequence ATGCAGCAAACCGCTTGGCTCTGGCTATTGGCCGCGGGCGCTGTGGAAATTGCCATGGCGATCTCGCTCAAGTTTGCGCAAGGGTGGACACGCCCCATCCCCAGCGTGCTCGGCATCGTGACGGCGCTGGCCAGCGTGTTCCTGCTCACGCATGCCATGCACGGCCTCCCCGCCGGCACGGCCTATGCCATCTGGACGGGCATCGGCTCGGTGGGCGTCACGCTGCTGGGCATCCTTGTCTTTGGCGAGAGCATGCAGCCTGCACGCCTGGCCTGTATCGGGCTGGTGATTGCCGGCACCGTTGGCCTCAACTTCTTCAACGCTGCATAA